In Onychostoma macrolepis isolate SWU-2019 chromosome 12, ASM1243209v1, whole genome shotgun sequence, a single window of DNA contains:
- the kcnj19b gene encoding G protein-activated inward rectifier potassium channel 1 isoform X1: protein MSRQTPEGEFLPLDQRELDVGFGTGADQLFLVSPLTICHEINSNSPFFDLSQRSLMNEQFEIVVILEGIVETTGMTCQARTSYTEDEVLWGHRFLPVMSLEEGFFRVDYSEFHNTFEVPTPPYSVKEQDEKSSLPSPGPVLSPTLLDGHNRRERIFSFDGVHHTEEPGSKLPSKLQRMSSKNGKEVLKTGSTQPTEKASSMSDLPLRVQRLGSLVGQGEAENQLQLKPLKLGSEAHTQSAGELEHHRLVPVPAPVPGPSLNPLPASSGRPEDNLPPKLRRMNADH from the exons ATg TCTCGTCAAACCCCTGAGGGAGAGTTTCTACCTTTGGATCAGCGGGAATTGGATGTGGGATTTGGAACGGGTGCTGACCAACTTTTTCTTGTCTCCCCCCTCACAATATGTCATGAGATCAATTCCAATAGCCCTTTTTTCGACCTGTCTCAGCGCTCCCTCATGAATGAGCAGTTTGAGATTGTCGTCATCCTAGAAGGCATTGTAGAAACTACAG GCATGACATGCCAGGCACGAACTTCTTACACAGAGGACGAAGTTCTGTGGGGTCACCGCTTCCTCCCCGTCATGTCACTGGAGGAGGGATTCTTCAGGGTGGATTACTCTGAGTTTCACAACACTTTTGAGGTGCCCACTCCTCCATACAGTGTGAAGGAGCAGGATGAAAAATCCTCCCTGCCCTCCCCCGGTCCTGTTCTATCACCCACATTGCTTGATGGTCATAATCGCAGAGAGCGCATCTTCTCTTTCGATGGGGTTCATCACACCGAAGAACCTGGATCCAAATTACCCAGCAAGCTCCAGCGTATGAGCTCTAAGAATGGAAAAGAGGTCCTTAAAACTGGAAGCACGCAGCCAACAGAAAAGGCCTCCAGCATGAGTGACCTGCCCCTCAGGGTGCAGCGACTCGGATCCCTGGTGGGTCAAGGGGAAGCGGAAAATCAGCTCCAGCTCAAACCTCTTAAGCTGGGTTCAGAGGCCCACACCCAGTCGGCAGGAGAACTGGAGCATCACAGACTGGTCCCAGTACCCGCTCCGGTCCCAGGGCCAAGCCTTAATCCGTTGCCTGCATCCAGTGGCCGACCGGAGGACAACCTCCCCCCAAAATTACGCAGAATGAATGCAGACCACTGA
- the kcnj19b gene encoding G protein-activated inward rectifier potassium channel 1 isoform X2, whose product MNEQFEIVVILEGIVETTGMTCQARTSYTEDEVLWGHRFLPVMSLEEGFFRVDYSEFHNTFEVPTPPYSVKEQDEKSSLPSPGPVLSPTLLDGHNRRERIFSFDGVHHTEEPGSKLPSKLQRMSSKNGKEVLKTGSTQPTEKASSMSDLPLRVQRLGSLVGQGEAENQLQLKPLKLGSEAHTQSAGELEHHRLVPVPAPVPGPSLNPLPASSGRPEDNLPPKLRRMNADH is encoded by the exons ATGAATGAGCAGTTTGAGATTGTCGTCATCCTAGAAGGCATTGTAGAAACTACAG GCATGACATGCCAGGCACGAACTTCTTACACAGAGGACGAAGTTCTGTGGGGTCACCGCTTCCTCCCCGTCATGTCACTGGAGGAGGGATTCTTCAGGGTGGATTACTCTGAGTTTCACAACACTTTTGAGGTGCCCACTCCTCCATACAGTGTGAAGGAGCAGGATGAAAAATCCTCCCTGCCCTCCCCCGGTCCTGTTCTATCACCCACATTGCTTGATGGTCATAATCGCAGAGAGCGCATCTTCTCTTTCGATGGGGTTCATCACACCGAAGAACCTGGATCCAAATTACCCAGCAAGCTCCAGCGTATGAGCTCTAAGAATGGAAAAGAGGTCCTTAAAACTGGAAGCACGCAGCCAACAGAAAAGGCCTCCAGCATGAGTGACCTGCCCCTCAGGGTGCAGCGACTCGGATCCCTGGTGGGTCAAGGGGAAGCGGAAAATCAGCTCCAGCTCAAACCTCTTAAGCTGGGTTCAGAGGCCCACACCCAGTCGGCAGGAGAACTGGAGCATCACAGACTGGTCCCAGTACCCGCTCCGGTCCCAGGGCCAAGCCTTAATCCGTTGCCTGCATCCAGTGGCCGACCGGAGGACAACCTCCCCCCAAAATTACGCAGAATGAATGCAGACCACTGA